A section of the Malus sylvestris chromosome 17, drMalSylv7.2, whole genome shotgun sequence genome encodes:
- the LOC126611987 gene encoding aspartic proteinase 36-like — YESRIYLTKVKIGSPPREFYVLIDTGSEVFWVSCSSCNVCPLFTGLGTPISLYDYDNSSTAGLLPCSDRRCKHCSDESNHCEYSIPYIGGAEATGYFVSDEFSLDMIPVHSQVAHGSSTPIIFGCSTTVSGLLAKTELSLNGILGLSQGPLSVVSQLSSRGIAPNVFSHCLKGDGDGGGILVLGEILEPSIVYTPLVSKKSYYAINLESIAVNGQILPIDPAAFRTSDDRVTFVDTGTTLAYFVEEAYEPLVRAITSASNFVSPIISGKSQCYLTYTSLGKSFPSVTLNFAAAASMTLTPQDYLLYSGSHVGAAMWCLGFKKTQEASRGFTVLGDLVLKDKIVVYDLAHQQLGWAKYNCSSPVNFSTAFHPTHRSGSSGSSRDTLIKLLKTVTVLLLMHLFNLYM; from the exons TATGAATCTAGGATCTATTTGACGAAGGTGAAAATAGGCTCTCCACCGAGAGAGTTCTATGTGTTGATTGACACGGGCAGTGAGGTGTTTTGGGTTTCCTGCAGTTCCTGCAATGTATGCCCTCTATTTACTGGACTTGGG ACTCCAATTAGTCTCTATGACTATGACAATTCCTCTACTGCGGGACTGCTCCCTTGTTCGGACCGAAGGTGCAAACATTGCTCTGACGAGAGCAACCACTGTGAGTATAGTATTCCGTATATTGGCGGAGCAGAAGCCACCGGTTATTTCGTATCAGATGAGTTTTCTCTTGATATGATTCCGGTGCACTCCCAAGTTGCACATGGATCTTCAACACCCATTATTTTCGG GTGTTCTACCACGGTGTCCGGTCTTTTGGCCAAGACCGAGCTTTCACTCAATGGGATATTGGGATTAAGCCAAGGTCCATTGTCTGTCGTATCACAGTTATCATCTCGAGGGATAGCTCCGAATGTCTTCTCCCACTGTTTAAAGGGAGATGGCGATGGTGGAGGTATACTTGTACTGGGGGAGATTTTGGAGCCGAGTATTGTGTATACTCCCCTTGTCTCCAA AAAGTCTTATTATGCAATCAACCTTGAAAGCATTGCAGTTAATGGGCAAATCTTGCCCATTGATCCAGCAGCTTTCAGAACATCAGATGACCGAGTTACCTTTGTTGACACTGGAACCACATTGGCATATTTTGTAGAAGAGGCATATGAACCTCTTGTTCGTGCG ATAACTTCGGCTTCCAACTTTGTGTCTCCCATCATTTCAGGAAAGTCACAATGTTATCTAACCTACACCAG TTTGGGGAAGTCATTTCCTTCGGtcacactcaactttgcagcTGCTGCGTCAATGACTTTGACACCACAAGACTACCTGCTATATTCAGGATCTCAT GTTGGTGCTGCTATGTGGTGTCTAGGTTTCAAGAAAACTCAAGAAGCAAGCCGGGGCTTCACAGTGTTAGGAG ATCTTGTTCTGAAAGATAAGATTGTGGTATATGATTTAGCCCATCAACAACTCGGATGGGCTAAGTACAATT GCTCATCACCGGTGAATTTCTCCACGGCTTTTCACCCGACACACCGAAGTGGAAGCAGTGGCTCATCAAGAGACACACTAATCAAGTTGCTAAAAACTGTGACTGTACTCCTCTTGATGCATTTGTTCAATCTGTATATGTGA